One region of Cheilinus undulatus linkage group 4, ASM1832078v1, whole genome shotgun sequence genomic DNA includes:
- the ccsapa gene encoding centriole, cilia and spindle-associated protein: MVTKKIRTEYMKKFRDPRWETFSKCYEDSVKYRLTRRVMEHSHKPWFWEGWDSGSDSSGWSTPRLTRNKVAPLSLPPPTSMEGRQTSPAPKPPSENGKAEEGAAEEAVVDAAPPAVVENGVNEASGDSVEAAPPTSGPSDDTDNGPADTQSSDGEPVNPPPRRRHRRRTPRSEPEHRDGSLDDKPAVIRKPPRAKSQPAISTKENQRSSSRMDWTERQTEVRRTPNDSNTSDACVQTRRQSEKRSSNLDRRRARSADLEKSRRSQLTVVDDRWMTEYMRCFSARLR, translated from the exons ATGGTGACCAAAAAGATCCGGACAGAATATATGAAAAAGTTCAGAGATCCTCGATGGGAGACGTTCTCTAAATGCTATGAGGACTCTGTGAAGTACCGCCTGACCCGGCGGGTGATGGAGCACTCCCACAAGCCCTGGTTCTGGGAGGGCTGGGACAGCGGCTCCGACTCCAGTGGCTGGTCCACTCCCAGGCTGACCAGGAACAAAGTGGCCCCCCTGTCCCTGCCACCGCCAACATCTATGGAGGGGAGGCAAACCAGCCCCGCGCCAAAGCCGCCCTCTGAGAATGGAAAGGCTGAGGAGGGAGCTGCAGAAGAGGCTGTGGTAGACGCTGCGCCGCCTGCAG TGGTAGAAAACGGCGTGAACGAGGCCAGCGGGGATTCAGTGGAGGCGGCCCCTCCTACCAGCGGACCCTCAGACGACACCGATAACGGTCCTGCCGACACGCAGTCCTCTGACGGGGAGCCGGTAAACCCACCGCCGAGGAGGCGTCACCGGCGCCGCACACCTCGGTCTGAGCCCGAACACCGAGACGGTTCCCTGGATGACAAGCCAGCCGTCATCCGCAAACCGCCGAGAGCCAAGAGCCAACCAGCAATCAGCACCAAGGAGAACCAGAGGTCATCGAGCCGGATGGACTGGACCGAGAGGCAGACGGAGGTCAGGAGGACGCCGAACGAT AGCAACACGTCTGATGCCTGCGTCCAGACCCGCAGACAGTCCGAGAAACGCAGCTCAAACCTGGACCGTCGGCGGGCTCGCTCGGCCGACCTGGAGAAGTCGAGGCGGTCGCAGCTGACGGTGGTGGACGACCGCTGGATGACGGAGTACATGCGCTGCTTCTCGGCCCGGCTGAGGTAG
- the cdc6 gene encoding cell division control protein 6 homolog, whose product MPSTRSQGRSQPQLSFPRRKSCRASSRSKTQQLDKSPTPSPSKPKPQVLSPTLTRIGPLSPRKPADLPTLLSPRRVSAQPPSGPPSSPSLQTRLPLSPRKRTGDDNSCNLGPALLGSPPKQSKPSLPSPRRKLGLDENSPVSARRQLVPSSPRQPLSPAARASPRRQETPVGSPARHGSEKRPPVARLFAEKSRFLSVKQALHTAVPERLLSREAERASIKSFLEEKVLQRVPGSIYISGAPGTGKTACLNCVLQEMKAELSSIQTVVVNCMTLRSSHAIFPLLADKLKAPGGQNGLQRFLTAPGPAVLLVLDEMDQLDSKAQDVLYTIFEWPYLPKSRLCLIGIANALDLTDRILPRLQARPHCRPLLLHFPPYSREELAAIVQDRLSQASAEGLLDTSAVQFCARKVSAVSGDARKALDICRRAVEVVESDERKKASNPDSENKASRVSLPQVARVLSEVYGDRMASQSGGSEESFPLQQKLLVCCLLLLIKNGKSKEVVLGKLHEVYSRLCAQRQVSAAGQGECLSLCSLLESRGIFALKKAKEARLTKVFLKIEEKDVENALKDRTLLGSILAAGLPS is encoded by the exons ATGCCGAGCACTCGCTCTCAGGGCCGGTCTCAGCCCCAGCTCTCCTTCCCCCGCCGTAAGTCCTGCAGAGCCTCCTCCCGCTCCAAAACGCAACAGCTGGACAAATCTCCCACCCCATCGCCGTCTAAGCCCAAACCCCAAGTCCTCTCTCCGACCCTGACCCGGATCGGACCGCTCTCCCCGAGGAAACCCGCTGACCTACCCACGCTGCTGTCACCTAGACGTGTGTCAGCGCAGCCGCCATCAGGACCCCCCTCGTCTCCCAGCCTCCAGACACGACTTCCTCTCAGCCCGAGGAAACGCACAG GTGACGATAACAGCTGTAACCTCGGCCCCGCTCTGCTCGGTTCTCCCCCGAAGCAGAGCAAACCGTCTCTGCCGTCTCCCAGAAGGAAGCTGGGACTCGACGAGAACTCTCCGGTCTCCGCTCGCCGACAGCTGGTCCCCTCCTCGCCGAGGCAGCCGCTCTCACCCGCCGCCAGGGCGTCACCGAGGCGACAGGAAACGCCGGTTGGAAGCCCGGCACGCCACGGCTCTGAGAAGAGGCCGCCAGTCGCTCGGCTGTTTGCAGAAA AGTCGAGGTTTCTGAGCGTGAAGCAGGCGCTCCACACCGCCGTCCCAGAGCGCCTCCTGTCCAGGGAGGCGGAGCGAGCGTCCATTAAATCCTTCCTGGAAGAGAAAGTCCTGCAGCGTGTCCCCGGCAGCATCTACATCTCTGGAGCGCCAGGCACGGGAAAGACGGCGTGCTTGAACTGCGTCCTGCAGGAGATGAAG GCGGAGCTGTCGTCCATTCAGACTGTGGTGGTGAACTGTATGACTCTGAGGAGCTCCCACGCCATCTTCCCCCTGCTGGCCGACAAACTGAAAGCACCAGGAGGTCAGAACGGTCTGCAGAGGTTCCTGACGGCGCCGGGGCCCGCTGT GCTGCTGGTTCTGGATGAGATGGATCAGCTGGACAGTAAAGCTCAGGACGTCCTCTACACCATCTTTGAGTGGCCGTACCTGCCCAAGTCCCGCCTCTGCCTCATCG GCATCGCCAACGCCCTGGATCTGACCGACCGCATCCTGCCCAGGCTGCAGGCTCGCCCTCACTGTCGCCCCCTGCTGTTACACTTCCCTCCCTACAGTCGGGAGGAGCTCGCAGCCATCGTCCAGGACCGCCTCTCTCAG GCGTCGGCTGAAGGACTCCTCGACACCTCTGCCGTTCAGTTCTGTGCCCGGAAAGTGTCGGCGGTGTCCGGAGACGCCAGGAAAGCTCTGGACATCTGCAG GAGAGCcgtggaggtggtggagtcagACGAGAGGAAGAAAGCATCAAACCCGGACTCTGAGAATAAAG CGTCTCGTGTCAGCCTCCCCCAGGTGGCGCGGGTTCTGTCAGAGGTCTATGGAGACCGGATGGCGTCTCAGAGCGGCGGGTCAGAGGAGAGTTTCCCCCTGCAGCAGAAGCTCCTGGTgtgctgtttgctgctgctcATAAAGAACGGGAAGAGCAAAGAGGTCGTCCTCGGGAAG ctccATGAGGTGTACAGCCGTCTGTGCGCTCAGCGGCAGGTGTCAGCGGCAGGTCAGGGCgagtgtctgtctctgtgcagtCTGCTGGAGAGTCGAGGGATCTTCGCCCTGAAGAAGGCCAAAGAGGCTCGACTCACCAAG GTGTTTCTGAAGATCGAGGAGAAAGATGTGGAGAACGCTCTGAAGGACCGGACTCTGCTGGGCAGCATCCTGGCTGCAGGACTCCCCTCCTGA